A single genomic interval of Armigeres subalbatus isolate Guangzhou_Male chromosome 1, GZ_Asu_2, whole genome shotgun sequence harbors:
- the LOC134205358 gene encoding uncharacterized protein LOC134205358 isoform X1: MASPLPTRTMPPPPPPKPQKSPTLNGADRGHIYQNNNNINIHNNNTNNNNGEPIQNGGKISQTVPFSASPPTLPPADEQVVMTPRGKTANSTVLLIERKLVQQVGERTHVAGGDHRGIIINKDAVAGQNAERTPAQLSLEFRVFLVSANTGQHSQESRKIRFWFRDWLHDGDVQAHVAQDFFRELVSPKEFPRDYVGFIKKIMKQLQRGYNEIQAVEVELRILEQTSAPPSRPPRPGHVIFCYGNCNKAFDSNHSDCSRALGHDGGGGGSCTSHSNSIHPSPVHQPAESDPIDPTVSFEDSQFEVIPLTPEKILEMIEQAYPNPITPEDLAKDNGWDEEEVLQIMLLLKERGLIKSMEYNSFTRIHHDDKEIKIVKQMPTIASNKQPTIAIITAQYCEKLAVDAMLENKETFVRYTTVGTSPESPINGLQRQRRSRKRFGESNVYTLGNIGAHRIVSTKLPSIGSTREAMTAAGNTTTRLLGTFQKVDYVFIVGLAGGIPHYTDYRKHVRLGDVVIASISDQIKSSLDAQGRINAKPYCYVYNGQGDLKTYYPVDDCLQTIGKSLQVNDDGKKPWEVYIKEGVANLSNRSDNDFSRPAPNTDKLYMNIGNKDVIEVAHPVDQDDVDGLPQTRLHMGPIGSGYDVIKSDSLRTQYSQEYGLVATDVEMNSVLDSIVGNCRDSFILVKGVSDYKDGTTSKKWQNYASLAAAAVMKTIICAMDAPTNV, from the exons ATGGCATCTCCACTTCCAACGAGGACCATGCCTCCGCCTCCTCCACCAAAGCCGCAAAAGTCACCGACGCTAAATGGGGCCGACAGGGGACACATTTACCAGAACAACAACAATATCAATATCCATAATAATAATACTAACAACAACAACGGTGAACCGATTCAGAACGGTGGCAAAATTAGTCAGACAGTGCCATTCAGTGCCAGTCCTCCGACGCTGCCGCCTGCGGATGAACAAGTCGTGATGACACCACGTGGAAAAACGGCCAACTCGACGGTGCTGCTCATTGAGCGGAAGCTAGTGCAGCAGGTCGGCGAGAGGACTCACGTGGCCGGTGGTGACCATCGAGGAATCATCATCAATAAGGATGCCGTTGCAG GTCAAAATGCAGAACGTACTCCCGCACAGCTGAGTCTCGAGTTCCGAGTGTTTCTAGTCAGTGCCAACACCGGCCAGCATTCGCAGGAATCCCGCAAAATTCGCTTCTGGTTCCGGGATTGGCTTCATGATGGCGACGTACAAGCTCACGTGGCACAGGACTTCTTCCGTGAGCTTGTCAGCCCGAAAGAGTTTCCTCGAG ACTACGTCGGATTCATCAAGAAAATAATGAAGCAACTACAGAGAGGCTACAACGAGATCCAGGCCGTCGAAGTGGAACTTCGAATACTGGAGCAAACGTCAGCGCCGCCATCGCGACCAC CTCGTCCCGGACATGTGATATTTTGCTATGGCAATTGTAACAAAGCTTTTGACTCCAACCATAGCGATTGTAGTAGAGCGCTTGGTCACgacggtggtggtggtggtagttGCACAAGTCATTCCAATAGCATACATCCTTCTCCAGTTCACCAACCAGCTGAATCAGACCCGATTGATCCAACCG TATCTTTTGAAGATTCACAATTCGAGGTGATTCCGCTGACCCCAGAAAAGATTCTGGAGATGATTGAACAGGCCTACCCTAATCCCATCACTCCCGAAGATTTAGCCAA GGATAACGGCTGGGACGAGGAGGAAGTTCTTCAGATTATGCTGCTTCTGAAGGAGCGAGGCCTCATCAAGTCGATGGAGTACAATTCGTTTACGCGTATCCACCACGACGATAAGGAGATAAAAATCGTCAAACAGATGCCTACCATCGCTTCCAATAAGCAACCGACAATTGCCATAATCACAGCGCAATACTGCGAGAAACTTGCCGTCGATGCCATGTTGGAGAATAAGGAAACTTTCGTCCGATACACTACCGTGG GAACATCCCCCGAATCTCCAATCAATGGCCTGCAAAGACAGAGGCGAAGTAGAAAACGTTTTG gtGAATCTAACGTCTACACTTTGGGCAACATTGGCGCCCATCGTATCGTTAGCACCAAGTTGCCTTCGATTGGTAGCACACGCGAGGCCATGACAGCCGCAGGCAATACGACCACTCGTCTTCTCGGAACATTCCAAAAGGTTGACTACGTCTTCATCGTAGGCTTAGCCGGTGGTATTCCACATTACACCGATTACAGAAAGCACGTGCGTCTAGGAGACGTCGTCATCGCTTCGATTTCCGATCAAATCAAGAGCTCGTTGGATGCTCAGGGCAGAATCAATGCCAAGCCGTACTGTTACGTCTATAACGGCCAAGGAGATCTGAAAACTTACTACCCAGTCGACGATTGTCTGCAGACCATTGGAAAATCGCTGCAGGTGAACGATGATGGCAAGAAACCCTGGGAGGTTTACATCAAAGAAGGTGTGGCCAACCTCAGCAATAGGAGCGATAACGATTTCTCGCGACCGGCACCCAATACAGACAAACTGTACATGAACATCGGTAATAAGGATGTCATTGAGGTAGCGCACCCGGTAGATCAGGATGACGTCGACGGATTACCCCAAACGAGACTCCATATGGGTCCCATCGGATCAGGTTATGATGTCATCAAATCCGATAGTCTTAGAACACAGTACTCACAGGAGTATGGACTCGTGGCCACCGACGTCGAAATGAATTCGGTTCTGGATAGCATCGTTGGAAACTGCCGGGACAGTTTCATTCTGGTTAAAGGTGTGTCCGACTATAAGGACGGTACGACGTCGAAGAAATGGCAAAACTACGCTTCGCTGGCCGCAGCAGCCGTGATGAAAACGATAATCTGTGCAATGGATGCACCGACCAACGTGTAA
- the LOC134205358 gene encoding uncharacterized protein LOC134205358 isoform X3 — MASPLPTRTMPPPPPPKPQKSPTLNGADRGHIYQNNNNINIHNNNTNNNNGEPIQNGGKISQTVPFSASPPTLPPADEQVVMTPRGKTANSTVLLIERKLVQQVGERTHVAGGDHRGIIINKDAVAGQNAERTPAQLSLEFRVFLVSANTGQHSQESRKIRFWFRDWLHDGDVQAHVAQDFFRELVSPKEFPRDYVGFIKKIMKQLQRGYNEIQAVEVELRILEQTSAPPSRPLSFEDSQFEVIPLTPEKILEMIEQAYPNPITPEDLAKDNGWDEEEVLQIMLLLKERGLIKSMEYNSFTRIHHDDKEIKIVKQMPTIASNKQPTIAIITAQYCEKLAVDAMLENKETFVRYTTVGTSPESPINGLQRQRRSRKRFGESNVYTLGNIGAHRIVSTKLPSIGSTREAMTAAGNTTTRLLGTFQKVDYVFIVGLAGGIPHYTDYRKHVRLGDVVIASISDQIKSSLDAQGRINAKPYCYVYNGQGDLKTYYPVDDCLQTIGKSLQVNDDGKKPWEVYIKEGVANLSNRSDNDFSRPAPNTDKLYMNIGNKDVIEVAHPVDQDDVDGLPQTRLHMGPIGSGYDVIKSDSLRTQYSQEYGLVATDVEMNSVLDSIVGNCRDSFILVKGVSDYKDGTTSKKWQNYASLAAAAVMKTIICAMDAPTNV, encoded by the exons ATGGCATCTCCACTTCCAACGAGGACCATGCCTCCGCCTCCTCCACCAAAGCCGCAAAAGTCACCGACGCTAAATGGGGCCGACAGGGGACACATTTACCAGAACAACAACAATATCAATATCCATAATAATAATACTAACAACAACAACGGTGAACCGATTCAGAACGGTGGCAAAATTAGTCAGACAGTGCCATTCAGTGCCAGTCCTCCGACGCTGCCGCCTGCGGATGAACAAGTCGTGATGACACCACGTGGAAAAACGGCCAACTCGACGGTGCTGCTCATTGAGCGGAAGCTAGTGCAGCAGGTCGGCGAGAGGACTCACGTGGCCGGTGGTGACCATCGAGGAATCATCATCAATAAGGATGCCGTTGCAG GTCAAAATGCAGAACGTACTCCCGCACAGCTGAGTCTCGAGTTCCGAGTGTTTCTAGTCAGTGCCAACACCGGCCAGCATTCGCAGGAATCCCGCAAAATTCGCTTCTGGTTCCGGGATTGGCTTCATGATGGCGACGTACAAGCTCACGTGGCACAGGACTTCTTCCGTGAGCTTGTCAGCCCGAAAGAGTTTCCTCGAG ACTACGTCGGATTCATCAAGAAAATAATGAAGCAACTACAGAGAGGCTACAACGAGATCCAGGCCGTCGAAGTGGAACTTCGAATACTGGAGCAAACGTCAGCGCCGCCATCGCGACCAC TATCTTTTGAAGATTCACAATTCGAGGTGATTCCGCTGACCCCAGAAAAGATTCTGGAGATGATTGAACAGGCCTACCCTAATCCCATCACTCCCGAAGATTTAGCCAA GGATAACGGCTGGGACGAGGAGGAAGTTCTTCAGATTATGCTGCTTCTGAAGGAGCGAGGCCTCATCAAGTCGATGGAGTACAATTCGTTTACGCGTATCCACCACGACGATAAGGAGATAAAAATCGTCAAACAGATGCCTACCATCGCTTCCAATAAGCAACCGACAATTGCCATAATCACAGCGCAATACTGCGAGAAACTTGCCGTCGATGCCATGTTGGAGAATAAGGAAACTTTCGTCCGATACACTACCGTGG GAACATCCCCCGAATCTCCAATCAATGGCCTGCAAAGACAGAGGCGAAGTAGAAAACGTTTTG gtGAATCTAACGTCTACACTTTGGGCAACATTGGCGCCCATCGTATCGTTAGCACCAAGTTGCCTTCGATTGGTAGCACACGCGAGGCCATGACAGCCGCAGGCAATACGACCACTCGTCTTCTCGGAACATTCCAAAAGGTTGACTACGTCTTCATCGTAGGCTTAGCCGGTGGTATTCCACATTACACCGATTACAGAAAGCACGTGCGTCTAGGAGACGTCGTCATCGCTTCGATTTCCGATCAAATCAAGAGCTCGTTGGATGCTCAGGGCAGAATCAATGCCAAGCCGTACTGTTACGTCTATAACGGCCAAGGAGATCTGAAAACTTACTACCCAGTCGACGATTGTCTGCAGACCATTGGAAAATCGCTGCAGGTGAACGATGATGGCAAGAAACCCTGGGAGGTTTACATCAAAGAAGGTGTGGCCAACCTCAGCAATAGGAGCGATAACGATTTCTCGCGACCGGCACCCAATACAGACAAACTGTACATGAACATCGGTAATAAGGATGTCATTGAGGTAGCGCACCCGGTAGATCAGGATGACGTCGACGGATTACCCCAAACGAGACTCCATATGGGTCCCATCGGATCAGGTTATGATGTCATCAAATCCGATAGTCTTAGAACACAGTACTCACAGGAGTATGGACTCGTGGCCACCGACGTCGAAATGAATTCGGTTCTGGATAGCATCGTTGGAAACTGCCGGGACAGTTTCATTCTGGTTAAAGGTGTGTCCGACTATAAGGACGGTACGACGTCGAAGAAATGGCAAAACTACGCTTCGCTGGCCGCAGCAGCCGTGATGAAAACGATAATCTGTGCAATGGATGCACCGACCAACGTGTAA
- the LOC134205358 gene encoding uncharacterized protein LOC134205358 isoform X2, translating to MASPLPTRTMPPPPPPKPQKSPTLNGADRGHIYQNNNNINIHNNNTNNNNGEPIQNGGKISQTVPFSASPPTLPPADEQVVMTPRGKTANSTVLLIERKLVQQVGERTHVAGGDHRGIIINKDAVAGQNAERTPAQLSLEFRVFLVSANTGQHSQESRKIRFWFRDWLHDGDVQAHVAQDFFRELVSPKEFPRDYVGFIKKIMKQLQRGYNEIQAVEVELRILEQTSAPPSRPPRPGHVIFCYGNCNKAFDSNHSDCSRALGHDGGGGGSCTSHSNSIHPSPVHQPAESDPIDPTVSFEDSQFEVIPLTPEKILEMIEQAYPNPITPEDLAKDNGWDEEEVLQIMLLLKERGLIKSMEYNSFTRIHHDDKEIKIVKQMPTIASNKQPTIAIITAQYCEKLAVDAMLENKETFVRYTTVGESNVYTLGNIGAHRIVSTKLPSIGSTREAMTAAGNTTTRLLGTFQKVDYVFIVGLAGGIPHYTDYRKHVRLGDVVIASISDQIKSSLDAQGRINAKPYCYVYNGQGDLKTYYPVDDCLQTIGKSLQVNDDGKKPWEVYIKEGVANLSNRSDNDFSRPAPNTDKLYMNIGNKDVIEVAHPVDQDDVDGLPQTRLHMGPIGSGYDVIKSDSLRTQYSQEYGLVATDVEMNSVLDSIVGNCRDSFILVKGVSDYKDGTTSKKWQNYASLAAAAVMKTIICAMDAPTNV from the exons ATGGCATCTCCACTTCCAACGAGGACCATGCCTCCGCCTCCTCCACCAAAGCCGCAAAAGTCACCGACGCTAAATGGGGCCGACAGGGGACACATTTACCAGAACAACAACAATATCAATATCCATAATAATAATACTAACAACAACAACGGTGAACCGATTCAGAACGGTGGCAAAATTAGTCAGACAGTGCCATTCAGTGCCAGTCCTCCGACGCTGCCGCCTGCGGATGAACAAGTCGTGATGACACCACGTGGAAAAACGGCCAACTCGACGGTGCTGCTCATTGAGCGGAAGCTAGTGCAGCAGGTCGGCGAGAGGACTCACGTGGCCGGTGGTGACCATCGAGGAATCATCATCAATAAGGATGCCGTTGCAG GTCAAAATGCAGAACGTACTCCCGCACAGCTGAGTCTCGAGTTCCGAGTGTTTCTAGTCAGTGCCAACACCGGCCAGCATTCGCAGGAATCCCGCAAAATTCGCTTCTGGTTCCGGGATTGGCTTCATGATGGCGACGTACAAGCTCACGTGGCACAGGACTTCTTCCGTGAGCTTGTCAGCCCGAAAGAGTTTCCTCGAG ACTACGTCGGATTCATCAAGAAAATAATGAAGCAACTACAGAGAGGCTACAACGAGATCCAGGCCGTCGAAGTGGAACTTCGAATACTGGAGCAAACGTCAGCGCCGCCATCGCGACCAC CTCGTCCCGGACATGTGATATTTTGCTATGGCAATTGTAACAAAGCTTTTGACTCCAACCATAGCGATTGTAGTAGAGCGCTTGGTCACgacggtggtggtggtggtagttGCACAAGTCATTCCAATAGCATACATCCTTCTCCAGTTCACCAACCAGCTGAATCAGACCCGATTGATCCAACCG TATCTTTTGAAGATTCACAATTCGAGGTGATTCCGCTGACCCCAGAAAAGATTCTGGAGATGATTGAACAGGCCTACCCTAATCCCATCACTCCCGAAGATTTAGCCAA GGATAACGGCTGGGACGAGGAGGAAGTTCTTCAGATTATGCTGCTTCTGAAGGAGCGAGGCCTCATCAAGTCGATGGAGTACAATTCGTTTACGCGTATCCACCACGACGATAAGGAGATAAAAATCGTCAAACAGATGCCTACCATCGCTTCCAATAAGCAACCGACAATTGCCATAATCACAGCGCAATACTGCGAGAAACTTGCCGTCGATGCCATGTTGGAGAATAAGGAAACTTTCGTCCGATACACTACCGTGG gtGAATCTAACGTCTACACTTTGGGCAACATTGGCGCCCATCGTATCGTTAGCACCAAGTTGCCTTCGATTGGTAGCACACGCGAGGCCATGACAGCCGCAGGCAATACGACCACTCGTCTTCTCGGAACATTCCAAAAGGTTGACTACGTCTTCATCGTAGGCTTAGCCGGTGGTATTCCACATTACACCGATTACAGAAAGCACGTGCGTCTAGGAGACGTCGTCATCGCTTCGATTTCCGATCAAATCAAGAGCTCGTTGGATGCTCAGGGCAGAATCAATGCCAAGCCGTACTGTTACGTCTATAACGGCCAAGGAGATCTGAAAACTTACTACCCAGTCGACGATTGTCTGCAGACCATTGGAAAATCGCTGCAGGTGAACGATGATGGCAAGAAACCCTGGGAGGTTTACATCAAAGAAGGTGTGGCCAACCTCAGCAATAGGAGCGATAACGATTTCTCGCGACCGGCACCCAATACAGACAAACTGTACATGAACATCGGTAATAAGGATGTCATTGAGGTAGCGCACCCGGTAGATCAGGATGACGTCGACGGATTACCCCAAACGAGACTCCATATGGGTCCCATCGGATCAGGTTATGATGTCATCAAATCCGATAGTCTTAGAACACAGTACTCACAGGAGTATGGACTCGTGGCCACCGACGTCGAAATGAATTCGGTTCTGGATAGCATCGTTGGAAACTGCCGGGACAGTTTCATTCTGGTTAAAGGTGTGTCCGACTATAAGGACGGTACGACGTCGAAGAAATGGCAAAACTACGCTTCGCTGGCCGCAGCAGCCGTGATGAAAACGATAATCTGTGCAATGGATGCACCGACCAACGTGTAA
- the LOC134205358 gene encoding uncharacterized protein LOC134205358 isoform X4 — translation MASPLPTRTMPPPPPPKPQKSPTLNGADRGHIYQNNNNINIHNNNTNNNNGEPIQNGGKISQTVPFSASPPTLPPADEQVVMTPRGKTANSTVLLIERKLVQQVGERTHVAGGDHRGIIINKDAVAGQNAERTPAQLSLEFRVFLVSANTGQHSQESRKIRFWFRDWLHDGDVQAHVAQDFFRELVSPKEFPRDYVGFIKKIMKQLQRGYNEIQAVEVELRILEQTSAPPSRPLSFEDSQFEVIPLTPEKILEMIEQAYPNPITPEDLAKDNGWDEEEVLQIMLLLKERGLIKSMEYNSFTRIHHDDKEIKIVKQMPTIASNKQPTIAIITAQYCEKLAVDAMLENKETFVRYTTVGESNVYTLGNIGAHRIVSTKLPSIGSTREAMTAAGNTTTRLLGTFQKVDYVFIVGLAGGIPHYTDYRKHVRLGDVVIASISDQIKSSLDAQGRINAKPYCYVYNGQGDLKTYYPVDDCLQTIGKSLQVNDDGKKPWEVYIKEGVANLSNRSDNDFSRPAPNTDKLYMNIGNKDVIEVAHPVDQDDVDGLPQTRLHMGPIGSGYDVIKSDSLRTQYSQEYGLVATDVEMNSVLDSIVGNCRDSFILVKGVSDYKDGTTSKKWQNYASLAAAAVMKTIICAMDAPTNV, via the exons ATGGCATCTCCACTTCCAACGAGGACCATGCCTCCGCCTCCTCCACCAAAGCCGCAAAAGTCACCGACGCTAAATGGGGCCGACAGGGGACACATTTACCAGAACAACAACAATATCAATATCCATAATAATAATACTAACAACAACAACGGTGAACCGATTCAGAACGGTGGCAAAATTAGTCAGACAGTGCCATTCAGTGCCAGTCCTCCGACGCTGCCGCCTGCGGATGAACAAGTCGTGATGACACCACGTGGAAAAACGGCCAACTCGACGGTGCTGCTCATTGAGCGGAAGCTAGTGCAGCAGGTCGGCGAGAGGACTCACGTGGCCGGTGGTGACCATCGAGGAATCATCATCAATAAGGATGCCGTTGCAG GTCAAAATGCAGAACGTACTCCCGCACAGCTGAGTCTCGAGTTCCGAGTGTTTCTAGTCAGTGCCAACACCGGCCAGCATTCGCAGGAATCCCGCAAAATTCGCTTCTGGTTCCGGGATTGGCTTCATGATGGCGACGTACAAGCTCACGTGGCACAGGACTTCTTCCGTGAGCTTGTCAGCCCGAAAGAGTTTCCTCGAG ACTACGTCGGATTCATCAAGAAAATAATGAAGCAACTACAGAGAGGCTACAACGAGATCCAGGCCGTCGAAGTGGAACTTCGAATACTGGAGCAAACGTCAGCGCCGCCATCGCGACCAC TATCTTTTGAAGATTCACAATTCGAGGTGATTCCGCTGACCCCAGAAAAGATTCTGGAGATGATTGAACAGGCCTACCCTAATCCCATCACTCCCGAAGATTTAGCCAA GGATAACGGCTGGGACGAGGAGGAAGTTCTTCAGATTATGCTGCTTCTGAAGGAGCGAGGCCTCATCAAGTCGATGGAGTACAATTCGTTTACGCGTATCCACCACGACGATAAGGAGATAAAAATCGTCAAACAGATGCCTACCATCGCTTCCAATAAGCAACCGACAATTGCCATAATCACAGCGCAATACTGCGAGAAACTTGCCGTCGATGCCATGTTGGAGAATAAGGAAACTTTCGTCCGATACACTACCGTGG gtGAATCTAACGTCTACACTTTGGGCAACATTGGCGCCCATCGTATCGTTAGCACCAAGTTGCCTTCGATTGGTAGCACACGCGAGGCCATGACAGCCGCAGGCAATACGACCACTCGTCTTCTCGGAACATTCCAAAAGGTTGACTACGTCTTCATCGTAGGCTTAGCCGGTGGTATTCCACATTACACCGATTACAGAAAGCACGTGCGTCTAGGAGACGTCGTCATCGCTTCGATTTCCGATCAAATCAAGAGCTCGTTGGATGCTCAGGGCAGAATCAATGCCAAGCCGTACTGTTACGTCTATAACGGCCAAGGAGATCTGAAAACTTACTACCCAGTCGACGATTGTCTGCAGACCATTGGAAAATCGCTGCAGGTGAACGATGATGGCAAGAAACCCTGGGAGGTTTACATCAAAGAAGGTGTGGCCAACCTCAGCAATAGGAGCGATAACGATTTCTCGCGACCGGCACCCAATACAGACAAACTGTACATGAACATCGGTAATAAGGATGTCATTGAGGTAGCGCACCCGGTAGATCAGGATGACGTCGACGGATTACCCCAAACGAGACTCCATATGGGTCCCATCGGATCAGGTTATGATGTCATCAAATCCGATAGTCTTAGAACACAGTACTCACAGGAGTATGGACTCGTGGCCACCGACGTCGAAATGAATTCGGTTCTGGATAGCATCGTTGGAAACTGCCGGGACAGTTTCATTCTGGTTAAAGGTGTGTCCGACTATAAGGACGGTACGACGTCGAAGAAATGGCAAAACTACGCTTCGCTGGCCGCAGCAGCCGTGATGAAAACGATAATCTGTGCAATGGATGCACCGACCAACGTGTAA